One genomic window of Nitrospiria bacterium includes the following:
- a CDS encoding tetratricopeptide repeat protein — protein sequence MPAADHWTVRLFGKPVVQPFFSRWTCYRQKEVDAINPCKKQTNPILHILASILTLFFFGLASGVSAQEQPEFYQRAQTSLQEGKTFQAIQILKKGLQEEPEFRAGWELLGELFLQRRQLVKGIDALSKALALSPSPKVYLLLGQAYHLKGQYPESIEYYQSVLRLSPDSQEGDLARKGLNQIGRTPEEAKQATALYEQSVSLFNQQKFEEALQAVKKLLDLLPDHLAGLSLQSGILTKLGKMEEAIASLERAVSIDPNSQGGLFLLAGYYFSSAKLEKAINTYQRVLQINPQSPQGIEAKKKLRQIGETPEAASQAEDLINEAKALLQLGLLEGSHNLMLDVLKLIPDNSPANFLMGQIQAGLGLFERAIQTYQHVIEVEPGSFSAYFQIGLIFQFKGMFKEAVVHYQAAKLLGGDAPEAVEAGKRLREFGGNPLMAQQFEDLLKNGQEKLAQDDFEGAIPFYEEASRLFPENADAPYQLGLIFKKTGNREEAISSMILALERNPKFFEAHYSLALIYEEEGRITDAIEAYERAVFFGKGIPEAEDAGKRVAELKGKRTEISEANVHLNRAAEFKKANDIEGAIQEYQKAVALTPEVATVHLELGKAYLLRGQLEEAFWSLQKARDIDSSRVQPFFYLGLVYKNRGLYLEASEEFQKVRSSGTDEREVELAKEEFEKIQRKGVDRITSFDLVREGYNLLEKEKFEDAIKVFERAVAFDPLNFNIQVQLGELYERESQVDQAIFAYQKAIELRPWHAYAHQRLAKLYDLQQSYEKAIAEYQIYEGLTDEEKRLPSPDLESAESRIDRLRDKREKTLKRAKSFFDEAMEHIKKGELDAAKEKMKAAIFLDPTNHIYHSNLGFIYYAQDQKIQARLAYHRATSLNKEYAPAYQGVGIITEEDRSFAEALEAYDLALKYGVEGADLEKIRESRERVAKIVERQKEAEVHRVKGYEFSQKNQPDEAIEEYLKAIEIEPNAEVFFNLGLLYQKKEEFDQAEEAYLKALEFQADEKVFLVQLGIIYMNQDRIKDAVKVYEKVIKIGGKPNDQDVQYAKDTLEGINKKISLTFNQTFLTFDSNRNNTEDDEVVGLSAGFGLDMSYPLIRSRRMTLPIRFSTQNTFQLTSQTFVDIDNEVKVSPLFFNNIETLAANFQYNLTDDYSIRTGYNFRLSLTRNGLNAHTHTLTFGGTRRGKWPSNVSVQFNYLRNVSFLSPLLDSENKSTNWSVSQNFKQIEGTLGFGYTYSILNAVLIQQENSSHAGSLFYSRPIIPRLNGNINYSFSFQEFQNPDAFGRFRETINNSIGLGLSYLVGNAFTLNANYVFNKANTTGSEITVDPNLVDTEQVIPLTSFSKHVISITGSLTF from the coding sequence TTGCCTGCGGCCGATCATTGGACTGTTAGATTATTCGGAAAACCGGTGGTTCAGCCCTTTTTTTCAAGGTGGACCTGTTATCGTCAGAAAGAGGTTGATGCGATTAATCCCTGTAAAAAACAAACCAACCCAATATTACATATCCTTGCTTCCATTTTAACCCTCTTTTTTTTTGGTCTGGCTTCCGGAGTTTCGGCCCAAGAACAACCTGAATTTTATCAAAGGGCCCAAACTTCTCTCCAAGAGGGAAAAACATTCCAGGCTATTCAAATTTTAAAAAAAGGGCTCCAGGAGGAGCCGGAATTTAGAGCGGGATGGGAGCTGTTAGGGGAGTTATTTCTTCAGCGAAGGCAGTTGGTTAAGGGCATTGATGCACTTTCAAAGGCGTTGGCTTTATCTCCCTCCCCAAAGGTTTACCTCCTATTAGGACAGGCCTACCACCTTAAGGGACAATACCCTGAGTCCATCGAATATTACCAAAGTGTTTTAAGGTTAAGTCCTGACTCTCAGGAAGGGGATCTTGCGAGAAAGGGCTTAAATCAGATTGGCCGAACCCCAGAAGAAGCCAAGCAAGCCACAGCCCTTTACGAACAATCCGTCAGTTTATTCAATCAGCAAAAATTTGAGGAAGCATTACAAGCCGTGAAAAAATTATTGGATCTTTTACCGGATCACTTGGCAGGATTATCCCTCCAAAGCGGGATTCTTACCAAGCTAGGAAAAATGGAGGAAGCCATTGCCTCGTTAGAGAGGGCGGTTTCCATTGACCCGAACTCCCAAGGGGGTTTATTTCTATTGGCAGGTTATTATTTTTCATCAGCTAAATTGGAAAAAGCCATTAACACCTATCAACGGGTGCTTCAAATTAACCCTCAAAGTCCCCAAGGAATAGAAGCAAAGAAAAAACTCCGTCAGATTGGGGAAACCCCGGAAGCGGCCAGTCAGGCGGAGGATTTGATTAATGAAGCAAAAGCCTTATTGCAATTAGGGTTGTTGGAGGGCTCTCATAACCTCATGCTTGATGTTTTAAAATTAATTCCGGACAATTCCCCCGCCAACTTCTTAATGGGACAAATCCAGGCCGGGTTAGGATTGTTTGAAAGGGCCATTCAAACCTACCAGCATGTGATTGAGGTAGAGCCGGGATCCTTTTCGGCCTATTTTCAAATTGGATTGATTTTCCAATTTAAGGGAATGTTTAAAGAAGCGGTGGTTCACTATCAGGCGGCAAAACTGTTGGGGGGAGATGCCCCCGAGGCGGTAGAAGCCGGAAAGCGGTTAAGAGAGTTCGGGGGAAACCCGTTGATGGCACAACAATTTGAAGACCTTTTAAAAAATGGACAGGAAAAATTGGCCCAGGATGATTTTGAGGGAGCCATTCCCTTCTATGAGGAAGCCTCCCGATTGTTTCCCGAAAATGCCGATGCCCCCTATCAATTGGGACTTATTTTTAAAAAAACGGGGAATAGGGAAGAGGCGATTTCCTCCATGATTTTAGCCTTGGAACGGAATCCAAAATTTTTTGAGGCTCACTATTCTTTAGCGCTCATTTATGAAGAAGAAGGTCGAATAACCGATGCCATTGAGGCCTATGAAAGGGCGGTTTTTTTCGGAAAAGGAATCCCGGAAGCGGAGGATGCTGGAAAAAGAGTGGCGGAACTTAAAGGAAAACGCACGGAGATTAGCGAGGCCAACGTGCATTTAAATCGCGCAGCCGAATTCAAAAAAGCCAATGATATCGAAGGGGCCATTCAGGAGTATCAAAAAGCGGTGGCCCTGACCCCGGAGGTGGCCACCGTCCATTTGGAGTTAGGAAAGGCTTATTTATTGAGAGGTCAATTGGAGGAAGCCTTTTGGAGTTTACAAAAGGCACGTGACATTGATTCCTCCAGGGTACAGCCCTTTTTTTACTTGGGATTGGTCTACAAAAACCGGGGGCTTTACCTGGAGGCCAGTGAGGAGTTTCAAAAAGTCCGTTCATCGGGGACCGATGAGCGGGAGGTGGAGCTGGCCAAAGAGGAGTTTGAAAAGATTCAAAGAAAAGGGGTTGACCGAATCACCTCTTTTGATTTGGTACGTGAGGGCTACAATTTATTAGAGAAAGAAAAGTTTGAAGATGCCATTAAAGTTTTTGAACGGGCCGTCGCCTTTGATCCTCTTAATTTTAATATCCAGGTTCAATTGGGAGAGCTGTATGAAAGAGAATCCCAGGTCGACCAGGCCATATTCGCCTATCAAAAAGCCATTGAATTAAGACCGTGGCACGCCTACGCTCATCAGCGTTTGGCAAAACTATATGACCTGCAACAATCCTATGAAAAAGCCATTGCAGAGTACCAAATTTACGAGGGGTTAACCGACGAAGAAAAGCGATTACCTTCTCCGGATTTGGAAAGCGCCGAATCACGGATTGACCGCTTACGGGATAAAAGGGAAAAAACGTTAAAGAGGGCTAAAAGCTTTTTTGATGAAGCCATGGAGCATATCAAAAAAGGGGAATTGGATGCGGCCAAGGAGAAAATGAAAGCCGCCATTTTTTTAGATCCCACCAATCATATTTATCATTCCAACCTCGGATTTATTTACTATGCTCAGGACCAAAAAATTCAAGCCCGGTTGGCATACCATCGGGCCACCTCATTAAATAAGGAGTACGCTCCGGCTTATCAAGGCGTGGGAATCATTACAGAGGAGGACCGTTCTTTTGCTGAAGCCCTAGAGGCCTATGATCTGGCTTTAAAATATGGGGTCGAGGGAGCCGATTTGGAAAAGATTCGGGAAAGCCGGGAAAGGGTTGCCAAAATAGTGGAGAGACAAAAAGAAGCTGAGGTTCACCGGGTTAAAGGTTATGAATTTTCCCAAAAAAACCAGCCGGATGAGGCGATAGAAGAGTATCTGAAAGCCATTGAAATTGAGCCCAATGCCGAAGTGTTTTTTAATCTCGGCTTACTCTATCAAAAAAAGGAGGAATTTGATCAGGCTGAGGAAGCTTATCTAAAAGCCCTTGAGTTCCAGGCCGATGAAAAAGTTTTTCTGGTTCAGTTAGGGATTATCTACATGAACCAGGATCGAATCAAGGATGCGGTTAAGGTATATGAAAAAGTGATTAAAATTGGGGGGAAGCCGAATGACCAGGATGTTCAGTATGCAAAGGATACCCTTGAAGGGATCAATAAAAAAATTAGTTTGACGTTCAACCAGACCTTTTTGACTTTTGATAGTAACCGAAATAACACCGAGGACGATGAAGTGGTGGGTCTTTCCGCAGGGTTTGGGCTGGATATGAGTTATCCCCTTATTCGAAGTCGGCGAATGACCCTTCCCATCCGATTTTCCACACAAAACACCTTTCAATTGACCTCCCAGACGTTTGTCGATATTGATAATGAGGTGAAAGTTTCGCCGCTATTTTTTAACAATATCGAGACGCTTGCAGCCAACTTTCAATATAACCTAACCGATGATTACTCCATACGAACGGGTTATAACTTCCGACTTTCGCTGACCCGCAATGGATTGAATGCCCATACCCATACCCTAACCTTTGGGGGAACCAGGAGAGGAAAATGGCCTTCCAACGTTTCCGTCCAATTTAATTATTTGAGAAATGTGTCGTTTCTTTCCCCTTTGTTGGATTCTGAAAATAAAAGTACCAATTGGTCCGTCAGTCAAAATTTTAAACAAATTGAGGGGACCCTTGGTTTTGGTTATACCTACAGTATTTTAAATGCCGTTTTGATCCAACAAGAAAATTCATCTCATGCAGGAAGTTTGTTTTATTCCAGACCCATTATCCCAAGGTTAAATGGGAACATCAATTATAGTTTTTCATTTCAGGAATTTCAGAATCCGGATGCCTTTGGGAGATTCCGAGAAACGATTAATAATTCTATCGGGTTGGGGCTTTCCTATTTGGTGGGCAATGCTTTTACCCTCAATGCAAACTATGTCTTTAATAAGGCCAATACCACCGGATCTGAAATCACGGTGGACCCCAACCTCGTGGACACGGAACAGGTGATTCCTTTAACAAGTTTTTCAAAACATGTTATTAGCATTACGGGTTCCCTGACTTTTTAG
- the moaA gene encoding GTP 3',8-cyclase MoaA produces MNIMTDAFNRRITYLRVSITDHCNLRCQYCMPAEGIEFMDNSSLLSYDEFLRIIRVAAKRGLKKVRITGGEPLVRRGVVEFVQEISKIEGIQDIALTTNGILLKKMAEPLYKAGLRRLNVSMDSLKAEKFKEITRGDVLERVWEGIHEAERVGFSPIKINCVLQETVNQDEIIDFVKLTLNKPYHVRFIEFMPCANLDMWQRTYKPAMDMQSKIIEEFNELIPAQEESDIAGPAENFKLPGAQGVVGFIHAISGHFCDTCNRVRLSSDGKIRPCLFSNLEVDFREALRNGCTDEEISGLLDQVLGIKPEGHELDKYSAEKMLTDMITIGG; encoded by the coding sequence ATGAATATCATGACCGATGCCTTCAATCGAAGAATCACCTACCTACGGGTATCCATCACCGATCATTGTAACTTAAGATGCCAATACTGTATGCCTGCAGAGGGAATCGAGTTTATGGATAACAGCTCTCTTCTCTCATACGATGAATTTCTTCGGATTATTCGGGTTGCGGCAAAAAGAGGCCTCAAGAAGGTCCGGATCACTGGCGGAGAACCCCTTGTGCGAAGAGGCGTTGTTGAGTTTGTTCAAGAAATCAGCAAAATTGAAGGGATACAAGATATCGCATTGACCACCAATGGAATACTTCTCAAGAAGATGGCCGAACCCCTCTACAAGGCGGGGTTGCGCCGTCTCAACGTCAGTATGGATTCCCTTAAAGCTGAGAAGTTCAAGGAAATTACGCGAGGAGATGTTTTGGAGCGCGTATGGGAAGGGATCCATGAAGCAGAGCGTGTCGGCTTCTCTCCCATTAAGATCAATTGTGTGTTGCAAGAGACTGTGAATCAAGATGAAATTATTGATTTTGTGAAGCTTACCCTCAATAAGCCTTACCATGTTCGCTTTATTGAGTTTATGCCTTGTGCCAACCTTGATATGTGGCAGAGAACCTACAAACCCGCTATGGATATGCAATCCAAAATCATTGAAGAGTTTAATGAACTGATACCCGCTCAGGAGGAAAGCGACATTGCCGGTCCAGCGGAGAATTTTAAGCTTCCAGGAGCACAGGGAGTCGTTGGATTCATTCATGCCATCAGCGGCCATTTCTGTGATACCTGTAACCGGGTACGTCTTTCATCCGATGGAAAAATTCGTCCATGCCTTTTCTCCAACCTAGAGGTTGATTTCCGAGAGGCCCTTCGAAATGGGTGCACTGATGAGGAAATCTCAGGTCTTTTGGACCAAGTTCTGGGAATCAAACCGGAGGGACATGAGTTGGATAAATACTCCGCTGAGAAAATGCTTACGGACATGATTACCATCGGGGGCTAA